The genomic DNA GGGCGCCACCCAGGACCTTCTGGGAAAGACCGGGTCCTTCTGCCGGAATTTCCGAAAGGCAATGCGAACCGGACCAGGCGAGAGAGCCGCGCGGGGAAATGCCGTCTGGGCAGGCAGGAGAATGTTCGTTGCGGTTGCGGCCGGCCTGGGATGGAGCCTGGTGGCACGCAAGAGCGGCGAGGCCGGATCCGGCCGCGCCCCGTTGCGGCCGCCGGGCGCGATTCGAGAGAACGAGTTTACGGGTCTCTGCCTGCGCTGCGGCAACTGCATGCGCGCCTGTCCGTCCGGGATCCTCCATCCCGACGCGGGACAATCCGGGGTCCGCGGGTTCCTGTCGCCCGTCGTCCGATTCGAGATGGATTATTGCAGAGAGGACTGCCACGCCTGTACGACCGTTTGCCCCAGCGGAGCCCTGCAGCGGCTCGGCCTGGAGCAGAAGAACAGGCATGTCATAGGAAAGGCCGGCGTGGACCCGGCCCTGTGTTTGTGGGGCGTCAGCGAGTGCCATGCCTGCGTGGATTCCTGTCCTTATGAGGCGATCCAGGTCCAGTGGTATGAAGAAACCTATGAATCCTTTCCGGCCGTCGATCCTGCAAAATGCAATGGCTGCGGTGCCTGCGAGGCGGTATGTCCCACCGGGGACCTGAGGGCGGTGAAGGTGCGCGCAACGAAGGATGGAAGGATCCCGCCCGGGGCGGCGGGATAGGGAGACGTATCATGTCAAAAGCAAGCAGGGTATTGTCGTATGCAGCAATCTCCGTATCCTTGACGATCATGGCCTGGGCGCAGAACGCGGCGGCCCCGGCAACCCGGCCGCTCCCCCCCGGGGTATCCAGGGTGACCGGCCCGCCGGTGGGCCAATCCGCGGGACAGACCCGGCGCGCCGGGCACGACCCGGTCGACGATCGCGTGGAAATCCGCGAATACGGCTTCAAGGAAACCGGGGAAAACATGCCGTACGCGGTGTTTGTCTCCTCGAAAATCGCCAAGGGCCGGAAGGCCCCCCTGGTCCTGGCCCTGCATGGATACAGCGGTAACTA from Acidobacteriota bacterium includes the following:
- a CDS encoding 4Fe-4S binding protein, which gives rise to MKNRGRLYGRLACLLLAALLLLPFPFWIDSSRVFVQASSFVAIGTILAGGTIWVGSILGLAFAAIALLRKRWFCRHICPVGLLLDAVSGTRSPAGVWWKRSPPIGEYIVLLTAAGAVLGYPLFLWMDPLAFLNNAFSVYGATGFPAVLASLSGMAVLLLLAMTSGDLWCARICPLGATQDLLGKTGSFCRNFRKAMRTGPGERAARGNAVWAGRRMFVAVAAGLGWSLVARKSGEAGSGRAPLRPPGAIRENEFTGLCLRCGNCMRACPSGILHPDAGQSGVRGFLSPVVRFEMDYCREDCHACTTVCPSGALQRLGLEQKNRHVIGKAGVDPALCLWGVSECHACVDSCPYEAIQVQWYEETYESFPAVDPAKCNGCGACEAVCPTGDLRAVKVRATKDGRIPPGAAG